The Glycine max cultivar Williams 82 chromosome 17, Glycine_max_v4.0, whole genome shotgun sequence genome contains the following window.
TATCAATCCTAAAGATTAGTtgtattttcaaataatttaaatcacataaactaaataattttgagtttttatctTGAGTTAGAGATTGTTTGTATTTacattcagaaaataaaattaaagacaaacaataatttcaaaaaagagttatttatgaataaaagcGACTTAGATTATTGTTTCACATGTACCATTTTTgtcttaattctttttttaattaagaacttccggttattaattaattgtctaATACCTCTTATTTTAGTTATTAGCCTATGGTCAAGGTCCTGTAAATACTCCCCCCCCCCTAAATCAACCGTGCATTAGTCATTTGAGATTTAATTTAGGATAAGGATGAATAACAGAAAAGTTTGTAAAAAGGGGATTCATATTGTCAAATTTGGTCATGCAAACTTTATGAACACTATCATCCTATAGGTTAGTTAATTACGAGAAAATTGTCACTAACAcacaattaactaataattagaGTGATTAAATCCAATATAAAATTGAGAGCAATAGAAAGATacaattaatcaaataacatcgaagaactttattaaaaagataaactagAATACATGAGTATAGTTGCATCACAATTCAAGTTTTTAAGGTGTTTAATCAACCATGATCATAGAATAACCGAATAGCATATAATACACAttctaatttcttatttatagactcataaagataattattttaattagacaCACTATAGATAAATATTCTAATATAATCTCTAAAGATAATTACTCTAATTAGACATATTATACAtagatattaaatatatgaatacCTCTTCggatataaaattaaactttgatTCATCATgttatcaaatattaatttcttcgATTACATCTGTCCATGCCAATTGGTCCAGCGCAATGGTTTTTGATTCATTTTGTGCTAATAAATCATTCAAATTTCTTCTATTAAACTttgatagttatttttttaggaaaaaaaactaattaatcgTTCTTTATTGCTAATTAACCATTGGAGTTTTTCCCCCTTCAAATAACCGAACCTGTagattatattattgttatatatatgccGTAAATGGAAGACGCAATGCCCTGCTCAAGGGCTCCATAAGTGGACAATTGAGTAGGAAAATATGAAGGACCTGCAAGCTGTAACTGCAAGATAGGGTGGGAAATGTTGTGTACTATTTCACTGAAAGATCAGTGACATTAAATTGCTGCTTGCCTCCACTGATCACATACTTATAGTTCCTTCATTAATTACCAACAAAAGAAGAGAGTCCAACGAATTTCAAGGATTTCATTTCTTAAGTCAAGTCAACTAATTGGTCAATGCCTTCAACCAACCTCACAccataacaatgatagtagaattaatatatatatatatatatatatatatatatatatatttaattcatgttttataaaatatttttagttaaattggatttttgttcttaaattactaatattttttgttttgttcttatttgaaaatttatatctagatcttcataatttttttaccaaaggttttcaaaatattatacttCATCTTAGCTCTTATTcaaaaaactatatattaaatttaagaatgcatttttttatttagtctccacataaaaaatataatatcatttataaaacattttatgaACAAAGGGTTGAAACTACAGACAACTTTTGGCAGGAATTAAAACgtagaattattattttgtataaatattaagatgaaataataatttcaaatattggaagtaactttttaatttaatcaataatgttttttaaaaaatgaatttaaaaaaaatacaaaaaactgTCGAGCTagtcaaagaataaaaatttaggTCTTTAATTACGCAAAAACCTACCCTTTGCAAGTTTTTGTGTACGGTATACAATCCAACTTTTTAATTGATTGTCAAAAAATTTCAAGGTGGAGCTTCCATAGCATAGTGGTGGTGCGTTAGCTTCGTAAGCGAAAGATCGTGAGTTTAAGGTGGAGCTTTttactggttttttttttttttttttgtctttttagccgcaaattttttatttagtggACTGAAATTAACATGGAACTTAACacttattaaatgataatttctCTAATTTTGATCAATAGTGCCTTTAGGCATAAACAAAAATAGCAGGTCTTATCACCACTAGAACAACATAACATTCATCAAAGCAATTTAATTAAACACAAGAAAATCGAAATCATCAAAGGTTAAAACAAAGtgatttcataaattaaagatGCACATAGTTAGGATTAGGAATATACTAACTCCCTTCCCAGcccttaattataaaataaagtatcCTCAACAACAGTAGTACTCTAGCACCAATTACTGAGAGTTAAGCTAATCATCATCAAGTCTTGTTCTGAATCCTAgtcataattatataattttatatggaGCGAGCATTTGGTTCATGAGCATTGGAGATTCCACGagcatggtggtggtggtggtggtggtggtgatgggaGGAGGCTGTATTTGGTGGCGCTTCCCTAACGTAAGTCCCCATGGGCATGGCAGCACCAAAGTACCCATTGTGGTGATGATAGGGTGGAGGGACAAAAGCAGTAGCAACACCAAGCGTGGCGTATTCCACAGTCCTCTTCCCGAGTGGTTCACCCCTCATAGAGGTGCGGTCACCCTCAAGTTCACGGTAGCGGTGAAGGTACATGGTCAACGGTTCGATGTAGTCGTCGAATCCAAGCTTGCTCATGGCCCAAAGCACGTCCTCTGCGGTTATGGTCTTCCGCTGCTCCCTCTGGCAACGCTCGTTCGCCTCACCTGTGATGAAGCTGATGTACTCAGACACGCACTCTTGGATTGTTTCTTTTGCATCGTCCGAGATTTTTGCGTGTGGAGGGAGAATCTTGCGCATGATCCTAATCACGTTGGCGATTGGCATGAACCTGTCTTGCTCCCTCACCGTGCATTCGTTCTCCTCTCCTGTGGCTGCACTGTGATCTGATGATGCTACCTGCTGCCTCATGTTCATGTCTGACACTGACAGCTTCAACCCTGTCAAAAACGTTCAGGCTATATATAAtactacttttttaatttactatcgAAAAAACTAACTGAAAATGAatcggtggtggtggtggactGGAGGGATAGGTAAAGTTAGCGGATACACTTGAATTGAAGGCCGGTGTGAAACGTACTGAGACTTGAGACCTTCAACTTGCCCTGCTTGCTTTCTTGATAAGAGTAATACTAGTATGTATGGGGAAAAGGACAAAAAAACAGCTCTCAAGTCATAACATTAATATTAAAGGGGACAGACCACGGTCCTCTTTTTCAtgcctttattttttgttttcatgcatTCGTCAGTTTGAAACGCATTTCAAAGGCCCGGGGCTGCCTGCATGTAACGCACCAACATGGTCCACACTCATTTTCTCTGCTTCAAATTATCGTAACTCAACAATCAGATCGAGAGTACTCCTCATGTGGACAAAcgtttatttgaataaaaaattatataattcatcCACACTCAATACTAGATgacaccttttttttaaaaaaaaaaaaaaacccttcaaAAAGAGTTAGAACTTAGGGCTTGTTCAGTAATATTTATTCTTCGAACTGCATAATTCATGTACATATATGTCCCTCCAAAGCACCAGGGCCGGGAAGGAGGGTATAATAAGAAGACAAGAAGATGAAAAGGTTTGTAGTGGAGACAGATCCTTGTATTCTGATTTGATGTTTGGAGAATGCATGGATGACACTTGTAACTCACAAGTCAGTAACTGCATGCATGCATGCGTGCCACTTGTTCCACTCTAAAATATAAAGCCATAACCCACTATTGTCATCATCTTCATTTCACCTTATGCGCTTTACTGAAACCACCTAGGTAGGGTGGAAGAGACACCTCACACCTCACACTCAGATTAGGCCTTATAATAGGGAAACgaatcaagaaaataaaatcatctgCGGAAAAGAAATATAGTGCTAGTATATAGCTTACAAGTTCaaaagctatatatatatatatatatatatatatatatatgattaggAGGATATCAGATTTTGCGCAGAAGAAAGAGATCGGCAAATTAAATGTTAGAAATTAATGAAAGAACTGATTCCACCAAATGACCTCAGGGTTCAGTGGAATTGACAAGAAAAAGTGAAGACTGAAGAGATGAATAGGTTGCATGCATGGTAGAATCACCGAGACAGCTACTATATATAGTAtggtattaaatatacattgatATATTTCAGAAGTATATTAGTAATGTATATCCAGCACGAGCCAAGTCGTATATagagttaaaagaaaaattgaatagatgaaaaaaaaaacataaaaaagaatgtaAGGTATAACATATAGTATCTATTAGTATGGTTATTTTAATGTAATACTATATGGTTTACCAGCGGTGGTGTTGGGGAGCTTGCGGTAGCCGTGAAAGCCTCCAGTTTCCATAGCTATTAAGGTAGGTGTGTGTGTGATTATAAGAGAGATGAAGTAGGCGTTGGAGTACTTGGCAAGTGTCGAGATTTATAGTGCttaaattttgggaacaacgtGTCAACGGGGGCGATGTAAACGAGGAACACCGAAATGGGCAATAGCCGGTCAACAGACAATTAGACATCCGTTAAATGACAAGACCGACACCCGTAGGTTGTTTCCTTCCTCTGTCATATTACCCTTTAGATCTTAGTTAGGCCTCATCAATTTTGGCAAATGAACGGCTAATCTTTTGTTCTCAACtcaaatataaatcaaattcattatttattatataaattatccttaaagtattgaaaattatactaaatagtcctttaaatattgaaaaattctCCAAATTAATTCTTTAACGTTGATAAAATATATCAACTTAAGAATTAAGTTGATAGatatttaatactttaaatGAACTACTTTTATagtaaacaaattataaaaaatgacccTTCAAGTATTACAAATACACTAAATTATTCctcacatattaaaaaaaatcttcaaattaatttttggacAATGATAAAATATACCAATATAGGGACTTTGGCTATATTTGGAAATTCATTAGTGGGGTGGTGGACGTATTTATAGAAGACATTCATTTGTATCTTTTGTGTTGAACATGCTTTTAAATAGAGATGACAATATGGATCAGAATCGATGGACTGATCTTATCAATCCATAATTAGAACTGGGTTGGATTCTACAAAATATAGTTCC
Protein-coding sequences here:
- the LEC1-B gene encoding nuclear transcription factor Y subunit B-6-like isoform X1 encodes the protein MNMRQQVASSDHSAATGEENECTVREQDRFMPIANVIRIMRKILPPHAKISDDAKETIQECVSEYISFITGEANERCQREQRKTITAEDVLWAMSKLGFDDYIEPLTMYLHRYRELEGDRTSMRGEPLGKRTVEYATLGVATAFVPPPYHHHNGYFGAAMPMGTYVREAPPNTASSHHHHHHHHHHARGISNAHEPNARSI
- the LEC1-B gene encoding nuclear transcription factor Y subunit B-6-like, with the translated sequence METGGFHGYRKLPNTTAGLKLSVSDMNMRQQVASSDHSAATGEENECTVREQDRFMPIANVIRIMRKILPPHAKISDDAKETIQECVSEYISFITGEANERCQREQRKTITAEDVLWAMSKLGFDDYIEPLTMYLHRYRELEGDRTSMRGEPLGKRTVEYATLGVATAFVPPPYHHHNGYFGAAMPMGTYVREAPPNTASSHHHHHHHHHHARGISNAHEPNARSI